In Bradyrhizobium paxllaeri, the genomic stretch GACCCGCAGCCTGCACCCACATGCCGGCCACGATCAATCCCTTGCGTCCCCAACGGTCGGAAAGAGGGCCCGTGGCGATCTGCAGGATGCCCCAGGTGGCCGGATAGACGGCCTTCAATATACCGATTCGATCGACATGCAGCCCGAACGAGGCGAAGAACAGCGGGAAGATTCCCCAGCTCATTCCGTCGTTGAGATTGTTGACGAGTCCGGCCTGTGACGCTGCAAACAGATTGCGATCCCTGATCGAGGTGAGAAGAAATATCTCGCGGAAGCTGATCGGAACTGATTGCTGCGTATGGGCGGCCGTTTCCAGTCGAACATGCTCGCGCGTATCGTTCACCAGTAAGATCGAGAGCGCCGTGCCAAGAACCGCATAGGCAACGCCCAGGTAGATCGGCGCCGGCCGCAGGCCGTATTTCGAAGCGAGGTACCCAGTGAGGAAAGCGGTCACGCCCACCGCAAGATAGCCGGCGAACTCGTTTAGGCCCACGGCAAGTCCCCGCGACTTCGGCCCGACGAGATCGATTTTCATGATCACCGTCATCGACCAGGCAAGACCCTGGTTGATGCCGAGAAGAGCATTTGCTGCGATGACCCATTCCCAGCTCGGCGCCCACATGATCATGAACGGTACCGGCAGGCCGACGAGCCAGCCGAGGATCAGAACACGTTTACGTCCCCAGGCGTCGGCGAGCTGGCCGGAGACCAAGTTAGCGCACGCCTTCACGACGCCGAAGCTGACGATGAAGGAAACGACGAGCGTCGTCGAACTGATCTTGAACTCCTCGGAGCCGATCAGCGGCACGACTGTTCGCTCGATTCCAACCATGCCGCCGACGAAGGCGTTGATCAGGACAAGCAAGGCGAACTGCGGCCAATTCTCTTTCAGCCCCAGTCGGACAGACGAGGCAGTCTGTGGACTGGTTACAGCTTCGGTCATGAGATCAGGCCGCGGCCGCCGCCGTGCCTGAGTTTGCTGCCCTGATCCGCGCGGCCTCCGGCGGTGCCGGCGGAATCTCGGCGACCATGAACTGGACAAACTCGGATTCATCCTCGATCGTGAACGCCTGATTGTGCCGCTTCTCGAAGCCAATTGCGGACGAGGGCTTGCCGCTCAGGCGGCGACCGCAGACCGAACCCGCGTAGGCGCCCGGCAGCACCTCGACGTAGTCAGGAAGCTCCTTCAGCCTACTCACGCTTCGGAACAATTGCCTGGCGCCTTCCTCCGCGCTCACGGCAAGTTCGGTGCGGCCGAGATCGCCGACCATGAGCGTGTGACCGGTGAAGACGAACCAGGGCTCGTTGGCGCGCGTTCGATCCGTCACAAGGACGCAGATGTGCTCGGGCGTGTGGCCGGGCGTGTGCAGCACGGTGGCGGAGACGTTGCCTAGCGGAAGTACATCGCCGTCGCGCACGGCTTTGTAGGGAA encodes the following:
- a CDS encoding MFS transporter encodes the protein MTEAVTSPQTASSVRLGLKENWPQFALLVLINAFVGGMVGIERTVVPLIGSEEFKISSTTLVVSFIVSFGVVKACANLVSGQLADAWGRKRVLILGWLVGLPVPFMIMWAPSWEWVIAANALLGINQGLAWSMTVIMKIDLVGPKSRGLAVGLNEFAGYLAVGVTAFLTGYLASKYGLRPAPIYLGVAYAVLGTALSILLVNDTREHVRLETAAHTQQSVPISFREIFLLTSIRDRNLFAASQAGLVNNLNDGMSWGIFPLFFASFGLHVDRIGILKAVYPATWGILQIATGPLSDRWGRKGLIVAGMWVQAAGLFLTAATSHFEWWLAASLLLGLGTAMVYPSLIAAVSDASHPSWRARSLSVYRFWRDLGYAIGALAAGLIADLLGMVWAIGMIGALTFLSGVVVAVAMESRPGARP
- a CDS encoding MBL fold metallo-hydrolase; the protein is MILRQFLHSDPVGISYLFGCGGKAAGAVVDPIGDIQPYLQAADNAGMRIHFVIDTHVHADHLSAGRALAAATGAEYVLSAEAGVSFPYKAVRDGDVLPLGNVSATVLHTPGHTPEHICVLVTDRTRANEPWFVFTGHTLMVGDLGRTELAVSAEEGARQLFRSVSRLKELPDYVEVLPGAYAGSVCGRRLSGKPSSAIGFEKRHNQAFTIEDESEFVQFMVAEIPPAPPEAARIRAANSGTAAAAA